The Thalassotalea sp. 273M-4 genome includes a region encoding these proteins:
- a CDS encoding sigma-70 family RNA polymerase sigma factor: protein MNTSVDHNQLANWLALVAEKRDKQAFTGLFQFFAPKILRIAASKFTNEAQAAEIVQETMTNVWRKAHLYSPEKGAPTTWVYTVMRNVTFDMLRKLKAKKEDNLSDDIWPIAEAAEVKEQEFEDHLQNKQILSLLDKLPENQRQVVKGFYFMEMSQEQLAQHLDLPLGTVKSRLRLALNKLKLQLGEQHD, encoded by the coding sequence ATGAATACTTCCGTAGATCACAACCAACTCGCAAATTGGTTAGCACTTGTTGCAGAAAAACGAGACAAACAAGCCTTCACTGGCCTGTTTCAATTTTTCGCTCCCAAAATTTTGCGCATAGCCGCCAGTAAATTTACCAACGAAGCTCAGGCTGCAGAAATTGTGCAAGAAACCATGACCAACGTATGGCGAAAGGCTCACTTATACAGCCCTGAAAAAGGCGCGCCCACAACTTGGGTTTATACCGTGATGCGTAATGTAACCTTTGATATGTTACGTAAACTCAAAGCTAAAAAAGAAGATAATTTAAGTGATGATATTTGGCCTATTGCTGAGGCTGCGGAAGTTAAAGAGCAAGAATTTGAAGACCATCTTCAAAATAAGCAAATCTTATCTTTGCTTGATAAACTCCCCGAAAATCAGCGACAAGTCGTTAAAGGCTTCTATTTTATGGAAATGTCGCAAGAGCAATTAGCACAACATCTTGACCTACCTCTTGGCACCGTCAAGTCTCGGTTAAGACTAGCTTTGAACAAACTTAAGCTTCAACTCGGAGAGCAACATGATTAA
- a CDS encoding NAD(P)/FAD-dependent oxidoreductase, with translation MKNIAIIGTGISGLTSAYLLSQKHKVRVFEANDYIGGHTATVDIEIDDEKHVIDTGFIVFNNKTYPKFLALMEQIGIGKQDSEMSFSVHNCQTGLEYNGHNLNTLFAQRRNIFNPTFWRLIREILRFNKACKNRLQQGDMSPDLTLKDFLREHKFSQFFSEHYILPMGAAIWSSSLQQMEKFQLKFFLQFFNNHGLLNISDRPQWYVVPGGSREYIKPLIKNFSEQITLNSQINAIRREQGKVFLDFADDHSEAFDEVVIACHSDQALALLKDASKQEQQVLGAIKYSPNNVILHTDTSLLPKRQKAWASWNYQLSNDRTKPASVTYNMNILQGLNSKHTFCVTLNQKNCIDKSKILREFTYHHPVFNNESMQAQANRNKICGQQNTHFAGAYWYNGFHEDGVRSAVDVAARFDCHL, from the coding sequence ATGAAAAACATTGCGATTATAGGCACAGGGATTTCTGGCCTAACTAGTGCTTACTTACTTTCTCAAAAACACAAGGTCAGAGTATTTGAAGCTAATGATTACATTGGTGGACACACCGCGACGGTCGATATTGAAATTGATGATGAAAAACACGTTATTGATACCGGTTTTATTGTCTTTAATAACAAAACGTACCCTAAATTCCTTGCCTTAATGGAGCAAATTGGCATTGGCAAGCAAGACTCTGAAATGAGCTTTTCTGTGCACAATTGTCAAACTGGATTGGAATATAACGGTCATAACTTAAACACTTTGTTCGCCCAACGACGCAATATATTTAACCCCACTTTTTGGCGACTAATACGAGAAATATTACGTTTTAATAAAGCTTGTAAAAATCGCTTGCAACAGGGGGATATGTCACCAGATTTGACCTTAAAAGATTTTTTACGCGAACATAAATTCAGTCAGTTTTTTTCCGAGCATTACATTTTGCCAATGGGGGCTGCAATCTGGTCAAGTTCATTACAACAAATGGAAAAGTTCCAACTGAAATTTTTCTTGCAGTTTTTTAATAATCACGGGCTGCTCAACATCAGTGACAGGCCACAGTGGTACGTTGTTCCAGGTGGGTCAAGAGAATACATTAAACCTTTGATCAAAAACTTTTCAGAACAAATTACATTAAACAGCCAAATAAACGCGATCCGTCGCGAGCAAGGCAAAGTGTTTTTAGACTTTGCTGATGACCACAGTGAAGCGTTCGATGAGGTCGTTATTGCGTGTCACTCAGATCAGGCTCTTGCACTCCTTAAAGATGCGTCTAAACAAGAACAGCAAGTCCTTGGTGCAATTAAATACAGCCCAAACAACGTTATTTTGCATACCGATACATCGTTATTACCAAAGCGGCAAAAAGCCTGGGCGAGTTGGAATTATCAACTTAGCAATGATCGCACAAAACCGGCAAGCGTGACCTATAATATGAATATATTACAAGGGCTTAATTCCAAACATACGTTTTGTGTTACGTTAAACCAAAAGAACTGTATTGATAAAAGCAAAATTCTTAGAGAGTTTACCTATCACCATCCGGTGTTTAATAACGAGTCGATGCAAGCGCAAGCCAATAGAAATAAAATTTGTGGTCAACAAAATACGCATTTTGCCGGTGCTTATTGGTATAACGGGTTTCATGAAGACGGGGTTCGCAGCGCGGTGGATGTGGCAGCCAGATTCGACTGTCACCTTTAA
- a CDS encoding DUF1365 domain-containing protein: protein MTAVKPLAKNTQIQPNSAIYKGMVRHRRYAPKSHHFTYQLYMLAFDVDEVMAQTLPTNIFSKRWLNPIRFNEADYLIGEPGNLKARIVNKVKSLGGLEPIEKVMMLAQTRCFGLYFSPVNFYFCYGDGNNKTEQDWQHGCRYMLAEVSNTPWNQRHYYLVDLEHPKETEKAFHVSPFMDLDMKYRWQVKAPSSHRDSLLVHIENHRNFEQQKLFEATLALKKVAFTEQALLKTWLSTPLMTLKIVWGIYWQAAKLFVKGIPFISYQSKVARDKSTGPDGQ, encoded by the coding sequence ATGACAGCAGTAAAACCATTAGCTAAAAATACTCAAATACAACCTAATTCGGCCATATACAAAGGTATGGTACGACACCGTCGATACGCGCCTAAAAGTCATCATTTTACCTATCAACTTTATATGTTGGCTTTTGATGTCGATGAGGTGATGGCACAAACACTGCCAACCAACATTTTTTCTAAGCGTTGGTTGAATCCAATTCGCTTTAACGAAGCCGATTATTTAATCGGTGAACCAGGTAACCTCAAAGCTCGTATTGTCAACAAAGTGAAATCGTTAGGTGGTTTAGAGCCGATTGAAAAAGTCATGATGCTTGCTCAAACACGTTGTTTTGGTTTGTATTTTAGCCCAGTGAATTTTTATTTTTGCTACGGCGATGGAAACAATAAAACGGAACAAGATTGGCAACATGGTTGTCGTTACATGTTAGCGGAAGTGAGTAACACACCTTGGAATCAGCGTCACTATTACTTAGTGGACTTAGAACATCCGAAAGAGACAGAAAAAGCATTTCATGTATCGCCTTTTATGGACTTAGACATGAAATATCGATGGCAGGTAAAAGCGCCGAGCTCACATCGTGACTCTTTGCTTGTTCATATTGAGAATCACCGTAACTTTGAGCAACAAAAGTTATTTGAAGCCACCTTGGCATTAAAAAAAGTGGCTTTTACTGAGCAAGCCTTGCTAAAAACTTGGTTATCGACACCACTAATGACACTAAAAATTGTTTGGGGCATTTATTGGCAAGCAGCAAAACTATTTGTAAAAGGGATCCCGTTCATCTCTTATCAAAGTAAAGTTGCGCGCGATAAATCAACAGGACCCGATGGTCAGTAA
- a CDS encoding LON peptidase substrate-binding domain-containing protein encodes MNIPIFPLPIYLLPGGVTRLRIFEQRYLKMVKNVNKTDGFAICYANESETTYPGKWASWVDIIDFKLGEDSVLIIDVQCKQLVTMVSLERDQDTLLHAEVEPKLHWQSDGLDHKSTQITELKSQLKKLLDNNASLASLYQHADANYPNWDPKWVCARWLELLPISYQDKKHFADNSSFHHAVEFLTTLILDENKMAKYLQ; translated from the coding sequence ATGAACATCCCTATTTTCCCATTACCTATTTATCTCTTACCTGGTGGGGTCACTAGGCTTCGGATATTTGAGCAGCGTTATTTGAAAATGGTGAAAAACGTTAACAAAACAGATGGTTTTGCCATTTGTTACGCTAATGAGTCTGAGACAACTTACCCAGGTAAATGGGCGAGTTGGGTGGATATCATTGACTTTAAGTTGGGAGAAGATTCGGTACTAATCATCGACGTTCAATGTAAGCAGTTGGTGACCATGGTGAGTCTTGAGCGAGACCAAGACACACTGCTTCATGCTGAAGTTGAACCTAAGTTGCATTGGCAATCAGACGGGCTAGACCATAAATCGACTCAAATCACTGAGCTCAAAAGCCAACTTAAGAAGCTATTGGACAACAACGCGTCGTTAGCGTCTTTGTATCAACACGCTGATGCTAACTACCCTAATTGGGATCCAAAATGGGTGTGTGCTAGGTGGTTAGAGCTTTTACCGATTTCATATCAAGATAAAAAACATTTTGCCGATAACAGCAGTTTTCACCATGCAGTCGAATTTCTCACGACCTTAATTCTTGACGAGAATAAAATGGCCAAGTATTTACAATAG
- the phrB gene encoding deoxyribodipyrimidine photo-lyase yields MHLLWFRNDLRIHDNPALLHALKCRVKFAVFFISKQQWQHHHMADIKIDFMLRHVELLKQQLASFNVELITPEVDDFNHQVEFLKSFCQQHQCTEIIANKELEWDENQRDKNLQQQGLTFKYFESDVIVPKGKVLNKTGQMYKVFTPFKRAWLQYVIDHGFEYINKQALSAFDPNNSPLAKAHNERSFTANHYNTLSAHWPLAPEQESQQLAHFLSEQLADYHQLRDIPSCSGTSRLSPYLAIGAISTRYLLRQLLQRNPDILHHIDGEDFVWLNELIWREFYRHLMHHFPKLSKDRNFNGKYDQLNWPNSKIHFQAWCEGRTGYPIVDAAMRQLLKTGWMHNRLRMITASFLTKHLLVDWRLGERFFRQHLIDGDLAANNGGWQWAAGTGCDAQPYFRIFNPITQSQRFDPKGLFIRKYLPELESVPASKIHFPHQYLKQQQITTYWPAIVDHKEARMKALDFYKSNIN; encoded by the coding sequence ATGCATTTACTTTGGTTTCGCAATGATTTACGAATACATGACAACCCAGCCTTGTTACATGCTTTAAAGTGCAGGGTTAAATTTGCGGTATTTTTTATCAGTAAACAACAATGGCAACATCATCATATGGCAGACATAAAAATCGACTTTATGCTGCGTCATGTCGAGCTTTTAAAGCAACAGCTTGCATCGTTTAATGTCGAACTTATCACCCCTGAGGTTGATGATTTTAATCATCAAGTTGAGTTTCTAAAATCCTTTTGCCAACAGCATCAGTGCACTGAGATTATTGCCAACAAAGAACTAGAGTGGGATGAGAATCAACGTGATAAAAACTTACAGCAACAAGGCTTAACGTTTAAATATTTTGAATCGGATGTTATTGTCCCCAAAGGTAAAGTACTGAATAAAACCGGCCAAATGTACAAAGTGTTTACCCCGTTTAAACGGGCATGGTTGCAATACGTTATTGATCATGGTTTTGAATACATTAATAAACAAGCGCTGAGCGCCTTTGACCCAAACAATTCCCCTCTAGCAAAAGCTCATAACGAAAGGTCTTTTACTGCCAACCATTACAACACCTTGTCAGCTCATTGGCCCTTAGCTCCTGAACAAGAATCTCAGCAATTAGCACATTTTTTATCTGAGCAGCTAGCTGATTATCATCAACTTAGAGATATTCCATCTTGCTCTGGTACCTCTCGATTATCACCTTATCTTGCCATTGGAGCAATCAGCACTCGTTATTTGCTGAGGCAATTGTTACAGCGCAACCCAGATATATTACACCACATTGATGGTGAAGATTTTGTTTGGTTGAACGAGCTCATCTGGCGAGAATTTTACCGTCATTTAATGCATCACTTTCCAAAGTTAAGTAAAGACCGAAACTTTAATGGGAAATACGACCAGCTCAACTGGCCAAACTCGAAGATACATTTTCAAGCCTGGTGTGAAGGAAGAACCGGATACCCAATTGTTGACGCTGCTATGCGACAGCTGCTTAAAACTGGTTGGATGCATAATCGACTTAGGATGATCACCGCCAGTTTCTTAACTAAGCACTTACTTGTTGATTGGCGACTTGGCGAGCGCTTTTTTCGGCAACACCTGATTGATGGTGACTTAGCCGCAAATAATGGCGGTTGGCAGTGGGCTGCTGGCACGGGCTGTGATGCACAACCCTATTTTCGAATTTTCAATCCCATAACTCAAAGTCAACGGTTTGATCCTAAAGGCTTGTTTATTCGTAAATATTTGCCAGAGCTGGAAAGTGTGCCTGCTTCCAAGATACATTTTCCACATCAATATCTAAAGCAACAACAGATAACGACATATTGGCCCGCCATAGTGGACCACAAAGAAGCGCGAATGAAAGCTTTGGATTTTTATAAAAGTAATATAAATTAA
- a CDS encoding YbgA family protein, with protein sequence MSITIGISACLLGENVRFDASSKPSHFCQKEFSEFVNYKAFCPEVAVGLPIPRATIRQIRKDDVIQVSRPDGSGNVTDALSEYGKRVAKLAENFSGYIFCAKSPSCGMERVKVYSEDGKGSTSDGVGVFAEQIMKANPLLPCEENGRLNDAIIRENFVARVFAYKAWQDLVKSGLSKHKLTTFHSRYKYTLLSHSPKSYKSLGRLLARADLALQEQADAYIAEFMATLKIKATRKNHANTLQHIQGYFSKHLTGKEKNELCEHINAYREGLVPLLVPLTLIKHYLLEFPKEYLAKQHYLDPHPESLKLRYGF encoded by the coding sequence ATGAGCATAACAATAGGTATCAGTGCTTGTTTATTGGGTGAAAACGTTCGTTTCGATGCAAGCTCCAAACCATCACATTTCTGCCAAAAAGAGTTCTCAGAATTTGTTAATTACAAGGCATTTTGCCCTGAGGTAGCGGTAGGTCTACCTATTCCACGAGCAACCATAAGGCAAATACGTAAAGATGATGTTATTCAAGTATCACGACCTGATGGTAGTGGTAATGTCACCGATGCCCTTTCCGAATACGGTAAAAGGGTCGCCAAACTTGCAGAAAATTTTAGCGGCTACATCTTCTGTGCTAAAAGCCCAAGTTGTGGTATGGAACGCGTCAAAGTTTACAGCGAAGATGGCAAAGGCTCGACATCTGACGGGGTGGGGGTATTTGCTGAGCAAATCATGAAAGCCAACCCGTTATTGCCCTGCGAAGAAAACGGTCGCTTGAACGACGCCATCATTAGAGAAAATTTTGTCGCCCGAGTGTTTGCTTATAAAGCGTGGCAAGATTTGGTTAAGTCAGGTTTATCCAAGCATAAGTTAACGACCTTTCATAGTCGTTACAAATATACCTTATTGAGTCATAGCCCGAAGTCTTATAAAAGTTTGGGACGTTTGCTGGCTCGAGCAGACTTAGCATTGCAAGAACAAGCAGATGCCTACATTGCTGAGTTTATGGCGACCCTTAAAATTAAAGCGACTCGTAAAAATCACGCCAATACCTTGCAACACATCCAAGGATATTTCTCTAAACACCTTACGGGTAAGGAGAAAAATGAACTTTGCGAGCACATTAACGCTTATCGAGAAGGGCTGGTGCCTTTGTTGGTTCCTCTCACGTTGATTAAGCATTACTTGCTGGAATTTCCAAAAGAATATCTCGCCAAGCAACATTACTTGGATCCACATCCCGAGAGTCTAAAATTACGATATGGTTTTTAA
- a CDS encoding nuclear transport factor 2 family protein: MLNQQARAMDMEYQNKVLESEQYPTWVENFVDIYQQLSVDNLQLLSQIYHQDIHFIDPMHEIHGFDSLAKYFANLYQNLQSCTFTITDVICAKHSAAIYWRMTFTHPKLNSAKPVTVEGTSMIKNDGMKVIYHRDYLDVGAMLYEHIPVLGSLVRAVKKRAGK; encoded by the coding sequence ATGTTAAACCAACAAGCCAGAGCGATGGACATGGAATACCAAAATAAGGTGCTTGAGTCTGAGCAATACCCAACGTGGGTTGAAAATTTTGTCGATATTTATCAACAGTTAAGCGTTGATAATCTGCAACTTCTTAGCCAAATTTACCACCAAGATATTCACTTTATTGACCCGATGCATGAAATCCATGGTTTTGACTCATTGGCGAAATATTTTGCAAACTTATACCAAAACCTTCAATCGTGTACTTTTACCATTACCGATGTTATTTGTGCCAAGCACAGTGCCGCTATTTATTGGCGAATGACCTTTACTCACCCTAAACTTAATTCGGCAAAACCGGTGACGGTAGAGGGGACATCGATGATTAAAAATGATGGGATGAAAGTGATATACCACAGAGATTATTTGGATGTTGGTGCGATGCTTTATGAGCACATTCCTGTTCTAGGAAGCTTAGTTCGAGCCGTTAAAAAGCGAGCTGGCAAATGA
- a CDS encoding SDR family NAD(P)-dependent oxidoreductase, with translation MKKVLITGASSGLGAELATLYLQNHSVVYACGRNQDKLEQLKQYSGNSVSVTFDMSVKEQVFAALSDIDSLDVVILNAGDCLYIDDAKHFDSDIFAHIVNTNLVSVGYLLEALIKKINPGGQLVFISSSVTLLPLPRAEAYGASKAGMDYLANSLRLDLAKHDIDVSLIHPGFVKTPLTDKNNFDMPFLMDVEEAAKRTFRAIEKRQHYLQFPKRFTFLLRALSYIPIKLWIKITNRNNV, from the coding sequence ATGAAAAAAGTACTGATCACAGGCGCCTCATCTGGTCTTGGTGCAGAATTGGCTACGCTTTACTTGCAAAATCACAGTGTTGTCTACGCTTGTGGCCGGAATCAAGACAAATTAGAACAGTTGAAGCAGTATTCTGGCAACAGTGTTAGTGTGACGTTTGATATGAGCGTCAAAGAGCAAGTTTTTGCAGCCCTAAGCGACATCGACTCTTTAGACGTGGTCATTCTCAATGCCGGGGATTGCTTATATATTGATGATGCAAAGCATTTTGACAGTGACATATTTGCTCATATTGTTAACACTAACCTAGTCAGTGTTGGGTATTTGCTTGAAGCGCTAATCAAAAAAATTAATCCTGGTGGACAATTAGTTTTTATTAGCTCTAGCGTTACATTATTGCCACTACCTCGTGCCGAAGCTTATGGTGCTTCGAAAGCGGGAATGGACTATCTTGCCAATAGTTTAAGACTGGACTTGGCAAAACATGATATTGATGTCAGTTTAATACATCCTGGTTTTGTCAAAACCCCGTTAACCGACAAAAATAACTTTGATATGCCTTTTTTAATGGACGTTGAAGAGGCTGCAAAGCGCACCTTTCGCGCCATTGAAAAACGACAACATTACCTTCAGTTTCCTAAGCGGTTTACTTTTTTACTTAGGGCACTTTCTTATATTCCCATCAAACTCTGGATAAAAATAACAAACAGGAACAACGTTTAA
- a CDS encoding cupin domain-containing protein, with translation MIKHHPNHDLLNAFVLGELPASMSAAVAMHNEMCPVCQQKVSNLTEQCAEQSFEQPNALSSDTSSASQVEHSEITFDFDSMIAKITESANIDAVIEKGPVDITVKNQTYRLPRALASMELSGWTNVGKLSRARLKLDEGDIHTSMLQIQPGGAVPHHTHKGYEVTVLLDGQFKDEMGEYGPEPFS, from the coding sequence ATGATTAAACATCACCCTAACCATGATTTATTAAATGCCTTTGTGCTAGGGGAGCTACCTGCATCAATGTCGGCGGCGGTTGCTATGCATAACGAAATGTGTCCCGTATGCCAACAAAAAGTGAGTAACCTCACTGAGCAATGTGCAGAGCAAAGTTTTGAACAACCTAATGCTCTTAGCTCAGACACCAGCAGTGCCAGTCAAGTTGAACACAGCGAAATAACCTTTGATTTTGACAGCATGATCGCCAAAATTACAGAAAGTGCCAATATCGATGCCGTGATTGAAAAGGGGCCGGTTGATATTACCGTCAAAAATCAAACCTACCGATTACCAAGAGCCCTTGCGAGCATGGAACTTAGCGGTTGGACAAATGTTGGCAAACTCTCGCGGGCAAGACTAAAGCTTGATGAAGGGGACATCCACACCAGTATGTTACAAATACAACCTGGTGGGGCAGTACCTCATCATACCCACAAAGGTTACGAGGTAACGGTTCTACTCGATGGCCAGTTTAAAGATGAAATGGGCGAGTACGGACCAGAGCCTTTCAGTTAA
- a CDS encoding fasciclin domain-containing protein yields the protein MEKLTKLLLVTLTFFLITACDDDDDSSRDTPETIVEVASSNDNFTILVAALEATGLDSTLSNPDAEFTVFAPTDAAFEKLGTDTINALLADPDTLSNILTYHVLSGTVLSDAAIASAGSTVATVNGDSIGLSLNGNELLVNTSTVTQTDVITDNGVIHVIDAVLLPPQLSANPTMNIVDTAVSAGQFTTLVSLLQATGLDTVLADESMTYTVFAPTDTAFSMIDQETLQLLLNNPDVLKNILLQHVVPGAVDSVRAYSLNGSNATTASEAEIALAVNAMTDMLTFGDANVVTKDVNTTNGIIHVIDAVVIADVALPEPAMSIVDVAVGNGNFTTLVAALQATGLDTVLADLETDYTVFAPTDEAFALLGQDTINALLNDTEALSNILLYHVVSGAKVMSDGAVGVAQSDSPFVDMANQQSLALSFNNSMLYANQSLISGADVMADNGVIHVVDQVILPPEIKQPSDLSIVDVALANEDFSTLVTALTAADLVTTLADEQQTFTVFAPTNAAFAKIPTDTLNALLGDTAALSQVLLQHVVSGAEISSTTAFAANGTSVNTAANDDVSVSLVNFTKASNTSSDEVAYDATQQILVGGQGSAKPGFSLYVFDNDLGSSGSVCNDACATNWPPVLVTDNDVSNIEGLSVVTRDDGSLQAAYLGRPLYYFINDTQAGDQNGQGVIDKWWLVNLPQVSLQIQGSNVITKDIYTSNGVIHVIDTVITETLAQ from the coding sequence ATGGAAAAGTTAACCAAACTCCTTCTCGTTACACTGACCTTTTTTCTGATTACGGCCTGTGATGACGACGATGACTCCTCCAGAGATACCCCTGAAACCATTGTCGAAGTAGCCTCTTCAAATGACAATTTTACCATCTTAGTCGCGGCACTCGAAGCTACAGGTTTAGATTCTACCTTGAGCAATCCTGATGCCGAATTTACGGTCTTTGCTCCAACGGATGCCGCTTTTGAAAAGCTTGGCACCGACACCATAAATGCACTTCTTGCCGATCCCGACACGCTCAGTAATATTTTAACCTATCATGTGTTGTCGGGTACGGTACTGTCTGATGCTGCCATAGCCAGTGCCGGCAGTACGGTGGCTACGGTTAACGGCGACAGCATAGGTCTCTCATTAAATGGGAACGAGCTGTTGGTTAATACCAGTACGGTTACTCAAACCGATGTGATAACAGATAATGGGGTGATTCATGTTATCGACGCGGTGTTATTACCACCGCAGTTATCAGCCAATCCAACTATGAATATAGTCGACACAGCGGTATCTGCAGGACAGTTCACGACTTTAGTGTCTTTACTTCAAGCAACCGGTTTAGATACGGTGTTAGCCGATGAATCGATGACCTATACAGTGTTCGCTCCAACCGACACGGCTTTTTCAATGATTGACCAAGAAACTTTGCAATTGTTGCTCAACAATCCTGATGTGCTTAAAAATATCCTGCTACAACACGTTGTACCTGGGGCGGTAGATTCGGTCAGGGCATATTCGCTAAACGGGAGTAATGCAACAACGGCCTCGGAGGCTGAAATTGCGTTAGCGGTAAATGCGATGACCGATATGTTAACTTTCGGCGATGCAAATGTGGTGACCAAAGATGTGAATACGACTAATGGTATTATCCATGTTATTGATGCGGTTGTAATTGCCGATGTGGCATTGCCAGAGCCGGCCATGAGCATTGTTGATGTGGCTGTTGGCAACGGTAATTTCACCACTTTGGTCGCTGCTCTTCAAGCCACTGGTTTAGATACGGTATTAGCTGACCTCGAAACTGACTACACGGTTTTTGCGCCAACCGATGAGGCCTTTGCTTTGCTAGGTCAAGACACCATTAATGCGTTGTTAAATGATACCGAAGCACTGTCGAATATCTTGCTTTATCACGTTGTCAGCGGCGCTAAAGTCATGTCAGATGGTGCCGTCGGGGTTGCTCAATCAGACAGTCCTTTTGTCGACATGGCGAACCAGCAAAGCTTGGCACTTAGTTTCAATAACTCAATGTTGTACGCCAACCAGTCGTTAATATCTGGTGCTGATGTAATGGCTGACAATGGTGTCATTCATGTGGTTGACCAAGTTATTTTGCCACCAGAAATAAAACAACCTTCGGATTTAAGTATTGTCGATGTCGCTCTCGCCAACGAAGACTTCTCGACGTTAGTAACGGCGCTAACGGCAGCCGATTTGGTAACCACCTTAGCCGATGAGCAGCAGACCTTCACGGTATTTGCACCAACCAATGCGGCATTTGCCAAAATCCCAACAGACACGCTCAATGCATTGTTAGGCGATACCGCAGCACTGAGCCAAGTACTATTGCAACATGTGGTTAGTGGCGCTGAAATTTCATCGACTACGGCATTTGCTGCTAACGGGACATCGGTTAATACCGCGGCCAATGACGATGTATCCGTGTCTTTAGTCAATTTTACCAAAGCTTCTAATACCAGCTCTGATGAAGTTGCATACGATGCAACACAACAAATCTTAGTTGGCGGTCAAGGCTCAGCGAAACCCGGATTTAGTTTATATGTATTTGACAACGATTTAGGCAGTTCAGGCAGTGTTTGTAATGATGCCTGCGCGACAAACTGGCCACCTGTTTTAGTGACCGATAATGATGTCAGTAACATTGAGGGCCTGAGTGTCGTTACCCGTGATGACGGTTCATTACAAGCGGCATATTTAGGACGCCCACTTTACTACTTTATCAATGATACCCAAGCCGGTGACCAAAACGGTCAAGGCGTTATTGATAAGTGGTGGCTAGTTAACTTACCGCAAGTGTCATTGCAAATCCAAGGCAGCAACGTGATCACCAAAGACATATACACCAGCAATGGGGTGATTCATGTTATTGATACGGTGATAACGGAAACGTTAGCGCAATAG